The proteins below are encoded in one region of Insulibacter thermoxylanivorax:
- a CDS encoding glutaredoxin family protein yields MKLYTKTVCPRCMWIKSEAQRSGKELDIINIDHDEAARERLIRAGLMTVPVLEISGEFWISSEEILEKLGIENR; encoded by the coding sequence ATGAAACTGTACACAAAAACCGTATGTCCCAGATGTATGTGGATCAAATCCGAGGCGCAACGCAGTGGGAAGGAATTGGACATCATAAATATCGATCATGACGAAGCGGCCAGGGAGCGGTTGATCCGTGCCGGCTTGATGACCGTTCCGGTCTTGGAAATCAGCGGCGAGTTCTGGATTAGCTCCGAGGAAATCTTGGAGAAACTGGGGATTGAGAACAGATGA
- the nrdI gene encoding class Ib ribonucleoside-diphosphate reductase assembly flavoprotein NrdI, with protein sequence MIAYASRTGNVRYIVSQLQLPSVEIGEDTLIEEPFVLLTYTDGLGDVPPIVRRFMDKNGEFCRGVAVSGNRNFGHHNYGKAGDTLAAQWNIPLVRKIELRGFPSDYEVIRQFYQEQIKERRADQHEIVFAT encoded by the coding sequence ATGATTGCATATGCCAGCCGCACAGGCAATGTCCGCTATATTGTTTCTCAATTGCAATTGCCGAGCGTCGAAATCGGCGAGGATACGTTGATTGAGGAACCATTTGTGCTTCTAACCTATACGGACGGATTGGGGGATGTGCCGCCCATTGTACGAAGATTTATGGACAAAAACGGGGAATTTTGCAGGGGAGTGGCGGTAAGCGGCAACCGAAACTTCGGGCACCACAATTACGGCAAGGCCGGAGATACCCTGGCTGCGCAATGGAATATTCCGCTGGTGAGGAAGATCGAGTTGCGCGGATTTCCTTCGGATTACGAAGTGATCCGGCAATTTTACCAAGAGCAAATAAAAGAAAGGAGAGCAGACCAACATGAAATCGTATTTGCGACTTAA